A single region of the Polyodon spathula isolate WHYD16114869_AA chromosome 40, ASM1765450v1, whole genome shotgun sequence genome encodes:
- the dlc gene encoding delta-like protein C gives MALCFLMCFLSLLSTHLVSSSGVFELKVHSFTSSRGVCRNPRECQIFFRVCLKHAQAVISPEPPCTYGTGLTEITSADQSSISRTASIRVPFHFKWPGTFSLIIEAWNAESAEQSTENPSNLISRLATRRRLAVGEDWSQDVHFGEQSELRYSYHVVCDDHYYGDSCSDYCRPRDDTFGHYTCNEAGNRACLTGWRGEYCSEPICVSGCSERHGYCERPGECKCRIGWQGRLCDECVRYPGCLHGTCGQPWQCNCQEGWGGLFCNQDLNYCTNHRPCRNGATCSNTGQGSYTCTCSPGFSGTNCETETNECDSNPCKSGGSCNDLENDYTCTCPQGFYGKNCEISAMTCADGPCFNGGTCVEKPVGGYSCRCPIGYMGSNCEKKIDRCTNNPCANGGQCLDLGRSVLCRCRPGFTGPRCEINIDDCARNPCQNGGTCMDGINDYTCSCTLGYSGRDCSLRSDACGSVPCQNGGTCYTHFSGPVCQCPSGFMGPSCEYSLQPSASPEGSGDPFPVALAVSFCLGLATLLLVVCAAAAVLRQMRKSQLGKSVRSGLETINNLSQFPRDKGALAIPGSPFKVTNKDAELSAEDKAGYKQKLADCNLAEGNKQQHQQGQTLKQGNKKSDLFLSAPPFPKEPAYRPVYIIPEHMEQCVFATEV, from the exons ATGGCTTTatgctttttaatgtgttttctgaGCTTGCTGTCCACGCATTTG GTATCTTCCTCCggtgtgtttgaattgaaagtccATTCCTTTACGAGTTCCCGAGGCGTCTGCAGGAACCCCCGGGAGTGTCAGATCTTTTTCCGGGTCTGTCTGAAGCATGCCCAGGCTGTCATCTCACCCGAACCGCCCTGCACCTACGGAACCGGCTTGACCGAAATCACCTCCGCCGACCAGAGTTCAATCTCCCGCACCGCGTCTATCCGAGTCCCCTTCCACTTCAAATGGCCG GGAACTTTCTCGCTTATAATTGAAGCTTGGAACGCAGAATCAGCCGAACAGTCCACAG AAAACCCATCAAATCTGATCAGTCGCTTGGCGACCCGTCGAAGACTGGCAGTTGGCGAGGATTGGTCTCAGGACGTCCACTTTGGCGAGCAGAGCGAGTTGCGCTATTCCTACCACGTCGTTTGCGATGACCACTACTACGGCGACAGCTGCTCGGACTACTGCCGGCCCAGAGACGACACATTCGGCCACTACACTTGCAACGAAGCCGGGAACCGCGCTTGTCTGACCGGCTGGAGAGGCGAATACTGCTCAGAGC CCATCTGTGTGTCCGGGTGCAGCGAAAGACACGGTTACTGCGAGCGCCCCGGCGAGTGCAAGTGCCGCATCGGGTGGCAGGGGCGCCTCTGCGACGAGTGCGTGCGCTACCCCGGCTGCCTCCACGGGACCTGCGGTCAGCCCTGGCAGTGTAACTGTCAGGAAGGCTGGGGCGGTCTGTTCTGCAACCAGGACCTGAACTACTGCACCAACCACAGGCCCTGCCGTAACGGAGCGACCTGCAGCAACACGGGCCAGGGCAGCTATACCTGTACCTGCAGCCCGGGCTTCAGCGGCACCAACTGCGAGACGGAGACAAACGAGTGCGACAGCAACCCGTGCAAGAGCGGGGGCAGCTGCAAT GATCTTGAAAACGACTACACCTGCACCTGCCCACAAGGATTTTACGGCAAAAACTGCGAGATCAGCGCCATGACCTGTGCGGACGGGCCCTGCTTCAACGGGGGCACCTGTGTGGAGAAGCCCGTGGGGGGGTACTCCTGCCGCTGCCCGATCGGTTACATGGGCTCTAACTGTGAGAAGAAAATCGACCGCTGCACCAACAACCCCTGTGCGAACG GTGGCCAGTGTCTCGATCTGGGGCGCAGCGTGCTTTGCCGTTGCCGGCCCGGCTTCACCGGCCCGCGGTGCGAGATCAATATTGATGACTGTGCCCGGAACCCGTGCCAGAACGGGGGCACCTGCATGGATGGCATCAATGACTACACCTGCAGCTGCACGCTGGGCTACTCCGGCCGTGACTGCTCCCTGCGGTCTGACGCCTGTGGCTCTGTCCCCTGCCAGAACGGAGGCACCTGCTACACCCACTTCAGCGGCCCCGTGTGCCAGTGTCCCTCCGGCTTCATGGGCCCCAGCTGCGAGTACAGCCTGCAGCCCAGCGCCTCCCCAGAGGGCTCAGGGGACCCTTTCCCAGTGGCCCTCGCCGTGTCCTTCTGCCTGGGGCTGGCCACCCTGCTCCTGGTGGTCTGCGCCGCGGCTGCCGTCCTGCGGCAAATGAGGAAGAGCCAGCTTGGGAAGTCTGTGCGCAGCGGCCTGGAGACCATCAATAACTTATCCCAGTTCCCCCGTGATAAGGGGGCCCTAGCCATCCCCGGGAGCCCCTTCAAGGTGACCAACAAGGACGCAGAGCTGAGCGCAGAGGACAAGGCGGGATACAAGCAGAAGCTGGCTGACTGCAACCTGGCCGAGGGCAAtaagcagcagcaccagcagggGCAGACTCTGAAGCAGGGCAACAAAAAGTCCGATCTGTTCCTCTCCGCCCCTCCCTTCCCGAAAGAGCCTGCCTACCGCCCAGTTTACATCATTCCTGAGCACATGGAGCAGTGTGTCTTTGCAACCGAG GTTTAA